The Cervus canadensis isolate Bull #8, Minnesota chromosome X, ASM1932006v1, whole genome shotgun sequence genome contains a region encoding:
- the LOC122435155 gene encoding translationally-controlled tumor protein-like has protein sequence MIIYRDLISHEEMFSDIYKIREVADGLCLEVEGKMVSRTEGNIDDSLIGGNASAEGPEGEGTDSPLITGVDIVMNHHLQETSFTKEAYKKYIKNYMKSIKGRPERVKPFMTGTAEQIKHILANFKNYQFFIGENMNPDGMVVLLDYREDGVTPYMIFFKDGLEMEKC, from the coding sequence ATGATCATCTACCGGGACCTCATTAGCCATGAGGAGATGTTCTCCGACATCTACAAGATCCGGGAGGTTGCGGACGGGCTGTGTCTGGAGGTGGAGGGGAAGATGGTCAGTAGGACAGAGGGTAACATCGATGACTCGCTCATTGGTGGAAATGCCTCTGCTGAAGGCCCCGAGGGCGAAGGTACCGACAGCCCATTAATCACTGGTGTCGATATTGTCATGAACCATCACTTGCAGGAAACCAGCTTCACAAAAGAAGCCTACAAGAAGTACATCAAAAATTACATGAAGTCAATCAAAGGGAGACCAGAAAGAGTAAAACCTTTTATGACAGGGACTGCAGAACAAATCAAGCACATCCTTGCTAATTTCAAAAACTATCAGTTCTTTATCGGTGAAAACATGAATCCAGATGGCATGGTTGTTCTGCTGGACTACCGTGAGGATGGTGTAACCCCATATATGATTTTCTTTAAGGATGGTTTAGAGATGGAAAAATGTTAA